The Sesamum indicum cultivar Zhongzhi No. 13 linkage group LG2, S_indicum_v1.0, whole genome shotgun sequence genome contains a region encoding:
- the LOC105178278 gene encoding AT-hook motif nuclear-localized protein 29-like produces MAGYEQQGSGSSRYVHQLLTPDLHLQHRPSHHNPTLELEPSADSKDSPQEKDQEAAATTSSGGTPTTNRRPRGRPPGSKNKPKPPIIVTRDSPNALRSHVLEVSSGNDIVDSVSVYARRRGRGVCVLSGSGTVTNVTLRQPAAPAGSVVTLHGRFEILSLSGTVLPPPAPPGAGGLSIFLSGGQGQVVGGSVVGPLMASGPVVLMAASFANAVFERLPLEEEEGATAAQPQPSASQSSGVTAGGGRGGHASEGGAGGDGSGGGGGGGGDGGAPFFTSACGSTPPPGNYPFSAELFGWGSGSSARPPF; encoded by the coding sequence ATGGCGGGTTACGAGCAACAAGGCTCCGGTTCTTCTCGTTATGTTCATCAGCTTCTAACCCCAGACCTCCACTTGCAGCACAGGCCTTCTCACCATAACCCTACTTTAGAACTTGAGCCATCTGCAGATTCCAAGGACTCCCCGCAGGAAAAAGACCAGGAAGCCGCCGCCACAACCAGCTCCGGCGGTACTCCTACCACCAACCGCCGCCCCCGAGGCCGACCTCCAGGCTCTAAGAACAAGCCCAAGCCTCCGATTATCGTCACGCGTGATAGTCCCAATGCACTCCGATCCCACGTTCTTGAAGTCTCGTCTGGGAATGACATCGTCGACAGCGTCTCTGTCTATGCGAGGCGGCGGGGTAGAGGTGTTTGCGTGCTCAGCGGCAGCGGCACGGTGACGAATGTGACACTACGGCAACCGGCGGCACCTGCCGGGAGTGTAGTGACGCTGCACGGTCGTTTTGAAATTCTCTCGCTTTCTGGAACGGTGCTTCCGCCACCTGCCCCACCAGGGGCTGGTGGGCTGTCTATATTCTTGTCCGGTGGCCAGGGGCAGGTGGTTGGAGGTAGCGTGGTGGGACCGTTAATGGCTTCCGGGCCGGTGGTTCTGATGGCGGCATCCTTTGCAAATGCGGTTTTTGAACGCTTACCTctggaggaagaagaaggcGCTACGGCTGCTCAGCCGCAGCCTAGTGCTTCACAGTCTTCCGGCGTCACAGCTGGTGGTGGCCGCGGGGGGCATGCAAGTGAAGGTGGTGCTGGCGGAGATGGCagtggtggaggaggaggaggaggaggagatggTGGTGCTCCGTTTTTCACCTCGGCTTGTGGGAGCACGCCGCCACCAGGGAATTATCCATTCTCAGCTGAATTGTTCGGATGGGGAAGTGGCAGTTCTGCGAGGCCACCATTCTGA